The Papaver somniferum cultivar HN1 chromosome 3, ASM357369v1, whole genome shotgun sequence genome includes a region encoding these proteins:
- the LOC113360748 gene encoding expansin-B15-like, whose product MLLFMASLKMFPQTYSFTILLLSLLFLIQYCSSFNPKLLDVSLATESGFSSAGATWYGGPNGAGSDGGACGYGSDVGKPPFSSMISAGGPSLFRSGKGCGTCYQVKCTAHSSCSGKPVTVVITDECPGCVSQSTHFDLSGTSVGAMAIPGKAQQLRNVGVLQIQYKRVACNYAGTNLVFKVDAGSNPNHFATLVEYQNGQSDIASIDLQLQDISVSSNWRPMQRSWGAVWKLDSATALKGPFSLRLKSANGETIVAKNVIPAGWRAGVTYRSSINFN is encoded by the exons ATGCTGCTTTTCATGGCTTCTCTTAAGATGTTTCCCCAAACATATTCGTTTACCATTCTCCTCTTAAGTCTCCTGTTCCTCATTCAATATTGTTCGTCTTTCAATCCAAAACTCTTGGATGTGTCACTAGCTACTGAGTCTGGTTTCTCATCAGCAGGAGCTACGTGGTACGGAGGTCCAAATGGTGCTGGTAGTGACG GTGGCGCCTGCGGCTATGGGAGTGATGTAGGGAAACCACCTTTCTCTTCGATGATATCAGCTGGTGGCCCTTCTCTTTTTAGGTCGGGCAAAGGCTGCGGGACATGTTATCAG GTGAAATGTACGGCACATTCATCTTGCTCGGGAAAACCAGTAACCGTGGTGATTACAGACGAGTGCCCAGGTTGTGTCTCACAATCAACCCATTTTGATTTGAGCGGTACCTCTGTTGGAGCTATGGCGATTCCCGGCAAAGCACAGCAGTTGAGGAATGTTGGTGTCTTGCAAATACAATATAAGCG AGTGGCATGCAACTACGCAGGCACCAATTTAGTGTTTAAGGTCGATGCTGGTTCGAACCCTAACCATTTCGCCACTCTGGTTGAGTATCAAAACGGACAAAGCGATATCGCTTCTATTGATCTTCAACTTCAAGACATATCAGTTTCTTCAAATTGGCGACCAATGCAGCGATCATGGGGTGCTGTGTGGAAGTTGGACTCAGCAACTGCATTGAAGGGTCCATTTTCTCTACGTCTGAAGTCTGCTAACGGAGAGACGATTGTTGCGAAGAACGTCATTCCAGCGGGATGGCGAGCTGGTGTTACATATCGATCGAGCATAAATTTTAATTAA
- the LOC113360749 gene encoding uncharacterized protein LOC113360749, which produces MINTENSKKDHSGSRGDILRDSAGDHVVAAKGGGPPISVTAHELQGVEMGLTLERTRGFKKVHFAIDSMVVYYILINKEEKPPWQLLQIWRRVNLLREFFDVLKISHVYRETNRDANLLASHHPPIKWMDVRTEDFSAELHQIIKEDTDGTQYRRSYSFLSVLL; this is translated from the coding sequence ATGATTAACACTGAAAACTCAAAGAAAGACCATTCAGGGAGTCGGGGAGATATTCTGAGGGATAGTGCTGGTGATCATGTTGTTGCTGCTAAGGGAGGTGGTCCTCCCATCTCTGTAACAGCTCATGAATTACAAGGGGTTGAAATGGGTCTAACCCTTGAAAGAACAAGGGGTTTTAAAAAGGTTCACTTTGCCATTGATTCAATGGTGGTCTATTATATTTTGATAAATAAGGAGGAAAAACCACCTTGGCAGCTACTTCAAATTTGGCGCAGAGTTAATTTACTTAGAGAATTCTTCGATGTCTTAAAGATATCTCATGTTTATCGCGAGACTAATAGAGATGCTAATCTTTTAGCGAGTCATCATCCTCCTATCAAATGGATGGATGTGAGAACTGAGGATTTCTCTGCAGAGCTTCATCAGATTATAAAGGAGGATACAGATGGGACACAATATAGACGTAGTTATAGCTTTCTTTCTGTTTTgttgtag